A window of the Cystobacter fuscus genome harbors these coding sequences:
- a CDS encoding ATP-binding protein, protein MTATALLRQHAEQQYAEELAALARADDRPKPPGWALSPWAVRLYLLGGTLPNGFRVSAKYIGNARLVEIAVATLATDRALLLYGVPGTAKSWLSEHLAAAICGDSTLLVQGTAGTDEAALRYGWNYARLLAEGPSDKALVPSPVMRAMREGKLARIEELTRMPGEVQDALITLLSEKTLPIPELSSEVQARAGFNVIATANNRDRGVNELSSALLRRFNTVVLPTPDSLEQEVEIVEKRVAELGRALALPAEKPALEEIRRVVTLFRELRGGATLDGTMKLKTPSGALSTAEAISVMNGGLAMAGYYGDGVLRAPDLAAGLTGAIVKDPVQDRVVWLEYLKTVVKEREGWKDLYRACMEVL, encoded by the coding sequence GTGACCGCCACCGCCCTTCTCCGTCAGCACGCCGAGCAGCAATACGCCGAGGAACTGGCCGCGCTCGCCCGGGCGGATGACCGGCCCAAGCCCCCGGGCTGGGCGCTCTCGCCCTGGGCCGTGCGCCTCTACCTGCTCGGCGGCACGCTGCCCAACGGCTTCCGGGTGAGCGCCAAGTACATCGGCAACGCGCGGCTGGTGGAGATCGCCGTGGCGACGCTCGCCACCGACCGGGCCCTGCTGCTCTACGGCGTGCCCGGCACCGCCAAGTCCTGGCTGAGCGAGCACCTGGCCGCCGCCATCTGCGGGGACTCGACGCTGCTCGTGCAGGGCACGGCGGGCACGGACGAGGCGGCCCTGCGCTATGGCTGGAACTACGCGCGGCTGCTCGCCGAGGGCCCCTCGGACAAGGCCCTGGTGCCGAGCCCCGTGATGCGCGCCATGCGTGAGGGAAAGCTCGCGCGCATCGAGGAGCTGACGCGCATGCCGGGCGAGGTGCAGGACGCCCTCATCACCCTGCTCAGCGAGAAGACGCTCCCGATTCCGGAGCTGTCCAGCGAGGTGCAGGCCCGTGCGGGCTTCAACGTCATCGCCACGGCGAACAACCGGGACCGGGGCGTGAACGAGCTGTCGAGCGCCCTGTTGCGCCGCTTCAACACGGTGGTGCTGCCCACCCCCGACTCGCTGGAGCAGGAGGTGGAGATCGTCGAGAAGCGCGTGGCGGAGCTGGGGCGCGCCCTGGCCCTGCCCGCGGAGAAGCCCGCGCTGGAGGAGATCCGCCGGGTGGTCACCCTCTTCCGCGAGCTGCGTGGCGGCGCGACGCTGGATGGGACGATGAAGCTCAAGACGCCCTCGGGCGCGCTGTCCACGGCCGAGGCCATCTCCGTGATGAACGGGGGCCTCGCCATGGCGGGCTACTACGGGGACGGCGTGCTCCGGGCGCCGGACCTGGCCGCGGGCCTCACGGGCGCCATCGTGAAGGATCCGGTGCAGGACCGGGTGGTGTGGCTGGAGTACCTCAAGACGGTGGTGAAGGAGCGCGAGGGGTGGAAGGACCTCTACCGCGCGTGCATGGAGGTCCTGTGA
- a CDS encoding ABC transporter ATP-binding protein: MKPTRAPVRCGKLAARMETSPPLLRLSNITRSFPGVVANDHVSLDLHAGEVHALLGENGAGKTTLMNILYGLDAPDSGEILVDGLPVRMGSPAQALRRGIALVPQHPLLVERHTVAENLALGLRGGWLMTRHRLRATLRERLAGQPLPMDLDIRVENLSAGEKQRLEILRALLRGVRVLILDEPTSVLTPQEVEPLFQQLAQLKAQGVGILFISHKLDEVLAHSDRITVLRAGRKVGEASARETTREQLVKLMLGREAVPRPQLAPPRPGVRLEVQGLEVRSDRGTRAVKNIHFSLAPGEILGIAGVAGSGQRELVEALTGLRPYQGQVRFEGQPLRATSPAELFARGVAHVPEERAAGTVPSLSVAENLALRTWNTALRRGPWLDRARMEREALGIIQTYGIATPSPRTPLRLLSGGNIQRAVLARELAGSPRLLIAVHPTYGVDIGATERVHRLLIERAQEGMSVLLVTEDLEELFTLSHRVAALYQGELRGPWPAGEVDVERLGRMMTQAMEGAA, from the coding sequence GTGAAGCCGACCCGCGCGCCCGTGCGCTGTGGCAAGCTCGCGGCCCGCATGGAGACGTCCCCCCCGCTCCTCCGGTTGTCGAACATCACCCGAAGCTTTCCCGGCGTCGTCGCCAACGACCACGTCAGCCTCGACCTCCACGCGGGCGAGGTCCATGCCCTGCTGGGCGAGAACGGCGCGGGAAAGACGACATTGATGAACATCCTCTATGGGCTGGATGCACCGGACTCGGGGGAGATCCTCGTCGATGGGCTCCCCGTGCGCATGGGCTCTCCCGCCCAGGCGTTGCGGCGGGGCATCGCCCTGGTGCCGCAACATCCCCTGCTCGTGGAGCGCCATACCGTGGCGGAGAACCTGGCGCTCGGCCTGCGCGGCGGCTGGCTGATGACCCGGCACCGGCTGCGAGCCACCCTGCGCGAGCGGCTCGCCGGCCAACCCCTCCCGATGGACCTCGACATCCGGGTGGAGAACCTCTCCGCCGGAGAGAAACAGCGGCTGGAGATCCTCCGCGCGCTGCTGCGCGGCGTCCGCGTCCTCATCCTGGACGAGCCCACCAGCGTGCTCACCCCCCAGGAAGTGGAGCCGCTCTTCCAGCAGCTCGCCCAGCTCAAGGCCCAAGGCGTGGGCATCCTCTTCATCAGCCACAAGCTGGATGAGGTGCTCGCGCACTCGGATCGCATCACCGTGCTGCGCGCGGGCCGCAAGGTGGGCGAGGCGTCCGCGCGCGAGACGACGCGGGAGCAGTTGGTGAAGTTGATGCTGGGACGCGAGGCGGTACCCCGGCCCCAGCTCGCACCGCCCCGGCCGGGCGTGCGGCTGGAGGTCCAGGGCCTGGAGGTCCGCTCGGATCGCGGCACGCGGGCGGTGAAGAACATCCACTTCTCGCTGGCACCCGGGGAGATCCTCGGCATCGCGGGAGTCGCGGGCAGTGGCCAGCGCGAACTCGTGGAGGCGCTCACGGGCCTGCGGCCCTACCAGGGACAGGTGCGCTTCGAGGGGCAGCCCCTGCGGGCGACGTCACCGGCGGAGCTGTTCGCCCGGGGCGTGGCCCATGTCCCCGAGGAGCGCGCCGCCGGAACGGTGCCCTCGCTGAGCGTGGCGGAGAACCTCGCCCTGCGCACGTGGAACACGGCGCTGCGGCGCGGGCCCTGGCTGGACCGGGCGCGCATGGAACGCGAAGCGCTCGGCATCATCCAGACATATGGCATCGCCACACCGAGCCCACGCACCCCGCTGCGACTGCTGTCCGGAGGCAACATCCAGCGCGCGGTGCTCGCACGGGAGCTGGCGGGCTCGCCCCGGCTGCTCATCGCCGTCCATCCCACCTACGGGGTGGACATCGGGGCCACCGAGCGGGTGCACCGGCTGCTCATCGAGCGGGCCCAGGAAGGCATGTCCGTGCTGCTGGTGACGGAGGATCTCGAGGAGCTGTTCACGCTCTCGCATCGCGTGGCCGCGCTCTACCAGGGCGAGCTGCGGGGACCCTGGCCCGCGGGCGAGGTGGACGTGGAGCGGCTCGGGCGGATGATGACGCAGGCGATGGAGGGCGCGGCGTGA
- a CDS encoding Tox-REase-5 domain-containing protein — protein sequence MSAARVWKWVALLLGMVAVATGCATASDGAFLDHGPSVASGRRGARVPLMAVAMVSPADMAVRAVSGGAVRMDAFDYLLTLAGLDNVHDMPSARVPLSQQEAARVLTLLMRRPMTPGSLPPRMAACHLLREVLEGGAASREELVRRVERFNRVAVLRPDGYLAWALNGRTQQKVGPVVWKDNAFRAGPFELGRFYTVHGWVFRRADARLRPIMDGPGLAEVYDDADHISRVLDGAEESFVELYHAMGQLLSHPVDSIAALRHLPAGVAALLASSPEYLARFRLMTRGEQVKALSKLTTNLLVTFGAAGGTSSTLTRTFAGAEALVPVLSLSAEGALAMERVVVPVGKVATVLSGGPGAAIILQRTQASGQAPSPAPGPGQWGPAGESMSARARAYQEQITGHSADDAYWVGGMSTKAGGVRFDGFTDGVLLEAKGPGYANKFFDTLEPKPWFKNTGAQALVDQARRQLGAVRGKGISIRWHIAEEKTAEAIRLLFEKNNVSGIEVVYTQPL from the coding sequence ATGTCCGCTGCGCGAGTATGGAAGTGGGTGGCCCTGTTGCTGGGGATGGTTGCCGTGGCCACGGGTTGCGCGACGGCATCTGACGGCGCGTTCCTGGACCACGGCCCGAGTGTCGCGTCGGGCCGCCGGGGTGCGCGTGTCCCTCTCATGGCCGTGGCCATGGTGAGCCCGGCCGACATGGCCGTGCGCGCGGTGAGCGGTGGCGCCGTGCGGATGGATGCCTTCGACTATCTGTTGACACTCGCGGGCCTGGACAACGTCCACGACATGCCTTCGGCCAGGGTTCCCCTTTCGCAACAAGAGGCGGCCCGGGTGCTGACCTTGCTGATGCGAAGGCCCATGACGCCAGGCTCACTTCCGCCACGCATGGCCGCCTGCCATCTGCTGCGCGAGGTGTTGGAGGGAGGGGCCGCCTCTCGCGAGGAGCTGGTGCGCCGGGTGGAGCGCTTCAACCGCGTGGCCGTGCTGCGGCCGGATGGCTATCTCGCCTGGGCGCTCAACGGACGCACACAGCAGAAGGTGGGCCCGGTGGTGTGGAAGGACAACGCCTTTCGCGCCGGGCCCTTCGAGCTGGGGCGCTTCTACACCGTGCACGGATGGGTCTTCCGGAGAGCGGACGCGCGACTGCGGCCCATCATGGACGGGCCTGGACTGGCCGAGGTGTATGACGACGCCGACCACATCAGCCGCGTGCTGGACGGGGCGGAGGAGTCCTTCGTCGAGCTGTACCACGCGATGGGCCAGTTGCTTTCACACCCGGTGGACAGCATCGCGGCGCTGCGACATCTCCCCGCGGGAGTGGCGGCCCTCCTCGCCTCTTCGCCCGAGTACCTCGCGCGCTTCCGGTTGATGACGCGGGGAGAGCAGGTGAAGGCGCTCTCCAAGCTGACCACGAACCTCCTGGTCACCTTTGGCGCGGCGGGAGGTACCTCGAGCACCTTGACGAGGACGTTCGCGGGAGCGGAGGCCCTGGTGCCGGTGCTGTCGCTCTCGGCCGAGGGGGCACTGGCGATGGAGCGCGTGGTGGTGCCCGTGGGGAAGGTGGCCACGGTGCTGAGCGGCGGGCCGGGGGCGGCCATCATCCTCCAGCGGACGCAGGCGAGTGGGCAGGCGCCCTCACCGGCTCCGGGGCCGGGCCAGTGGGGCCCCGCAGGGGAATCCATGTCCGCTCGGGCCCGCGCCTACCAGGAGCAGATCACGGGGCACTCGGCGGACGATGCCTACTGGGTTGGGGGCATGAGCACAAAGGCCGGGGGCGTGAGGTTCGACGGCTTCACGGATGGTGTGCTACTGGAGGCCAAGGGGCCCGGCTACGCCAACAAGTTCTTCGACACGCTGGAGCCCAAGCCCTGGTTCAAGAACACGGGAGCACAGGCCCTCGTCGATCAGGCCAGGCGGCAGCTCGGGGCTGTGAGAGGGAAGGGGATCTCCATCCGATGGCATATCGCCGAGGAGAAGACCGCCGAAGCCATCCGACTCTTGTTCGAGAAAAACAACGTGAGCGGAATTGAAGTGGTTTATACCCAGCCTTTGTAG
- a CDS encoding DUF5682 family protein, translating to MSTEPGAGVHVLGVRHHGPGSARGVRSALEALQPDVVLIEGPPDADELLPLAAQAGMKPPVALLVYALDAPAHAVFYPFAVFSPEWQAIQYALGRSLPVRFIDLPQAHQLVPEAMAQEKAEPPREDALGGLARAAGHEEGEGWWEQLIEQRQDARGVFEAVLEAMTAVREAGGDIPAREALREAHMRRCIRQAKKEGFQRIAVVCGAWHGPALVQAKPAREDDALLKGLPKTKVAATWIPWTYDRLGWRSGYGAGVDSPGWYAHLWLTPERPVSTWAARIAQLLRGEGLDASSASVIETVRLAEALAALRGRSAVGLGELRDAALSVLCEGDATPLVLVHDRLEVGTGLGEVPSDVPAVPLARDLAALQKSLRLPPTSESKLQELDLRKELDRGRSRLLHRLRLLDIPWGEPEDDTRNAKGTFRENWRVKWEPELAVRVVEASLFGNTVESAATSRVKARAAEAKELDTLTALLEASLLAELSASIDTVLHHVQELSTRSADVPKLMEAFPPLVRTVRYGSVRETPTEPILAIIHGLLERIFIGLPGACVALDEDAARERHGQLSTLHAAMVLLEDKERLEEWSQALDGLVQRDAVHGLLRGAALRLRVEMGHVEDAVLGPLARKALSPAVPPAEAAAWLEGLVTGSALLLLHRDELWAALDGWLSGLTRETFVEQLPLVRRAFSRFGAAERRAMADRIRRPATAPGAARSTRGGDDLDPERVAQVLPVLSLILGVRLDENLG from the coding sequence GTGAGCACGGAGCCGGGCGCGGGCGTTCATGTGCTCGGCGTGCGGCACCATGGGCCCGGCAGCGCGCGCGGCGTGCGCTCCGCGCTGGAAGCGCTCCAACCCGACGTGGTGCTCATCGAGGGCCCTCCCGACGCGGACGAGCTGCTGCCATTGGCGGCCCAGGCCGGGATGAAGCCGCCGGTGGCGCTGCTCGTCTACGCGCTCGACGCGCCCGCGCACGCCGTCTTCTACCCGTTCGCCGTCTTCTCCCCGGAGTGGCAGGCCATCCAATACGCCCTGGGGCGCTCGCTGCCCGTGCGCTTCATCGACCTGCCCCAGGCACACCAGCTCGTCCCCGAGGCCATGGCCCAGGAGAAGGCGGAGCCACCCCGAGAGGATGCGCTGGGGGGGCTCGCGCGAGCGGCCGGCCACGAGGAGGGCGAGGGCTGGTGGGAGCAGCTCATCGAGCAACGCCAGGACGCGCGGGGCGTCTTCGAGGCCGTGCTCGAGGCGATGACTGCCGTGCGCGAGGCGGGGGGAGACATTCCCGCGCGCGAGGCCCTGCGCGAGGCGCACATGCGGCGCTGCATCCGCCAGGCGAAGAAGGAGGGCTTCCAGCGGATCGCCGTCGTGTGTGGCGCGTGGCATGGCCCGGCGCTCGTCCAGGCGAAGCCCGCGCGCGAGGACGACGCGCTGCTCAAGGGCCTGCCGAAGACGAAGGTGGCGGCCACGTGGATTCCCTGGACGTATGACCGGCTCGGCTGGCGCAGCGGGTACGGCGCGGGCGTGGACTCCCCCGGGTGGTACGCGCACCTGTGGCTCACTCCCGAGCGGCCGGTGAGCACCTGGGCGGCACGCATCGCGCAGCTCTTGCGCGGCGAGGGATTGGACGCCTCGTCCGCGAGCGTCATCGAGACGGTGCGGCTCGCCGAGGCGCTCGCGGCGCTGCGGGGGCGGAGCGCGGTGGGGTTGGGAGAGCTGCGCGACGCCGCGCTCAGCGTGCTGTGCGAGGGGGACGCGACCCCGCTGGTGCTCGTGCACGACCGGTTGGAGGTGGGCACGGGCCTGGGCGAGGTACCCTCCGACGTGCCCGCGGTGCCGCTCGCGAGGGACCTGGCCGCGCTGCAGAAGTCGCTGCGCCTGCCGCCCACGTCCGAGAGCAAGCTCCAGGAGTTGGACTTGCGCAAGGAGCTCGACCGGGGCCGGAGCCGGCTGCTGCACCGGCTGCGGCTGCTCGACATTCCCTGGGGAGAGCCCGAGGACGACACGCGCAACGCGAAGGGCACCTTCCGCGAGAACTGGCGCGTGAAGTGGGAGCCCGAGCTGGCCGTGCGCGTCGTGGAGGCGAGCCTCTTCGGCAACACGGTGGAGTCGGCGGCCACGAGCCGGGTGAAGGCCCGCGCCGCCGAGGCGAAAGAGCTGGACACGCTGACGGCCCTGCTGGAGGCGAGTCTCCTCGCGGAGCTGTCCGCGTCCATCGACACCGTGCTGCACCATGTGCAGGAGCTCTCCACGCGCTCGGCGGACGTGCCGAAGCTGATGGAGGCCTTCCCGCCCCTGGTGCGCACGGTGCGCTACGGCAGCGTCCGGGAAACGCCCACCGAGCCCATCCTCGCCATCATCCACGGGCTGCTCGAGCGCATCTTCATCGGGTTGCCCGGGGCGTGCGTCGCGTTGGACGAGGACGCCGCGCGCGAGCGCCATGGCCAGTTGAGCACCCTGCACGCCGCGATGGTGCTGCTGGAAGACAAGGAGCGCCTGGAGGAGTGGTCCCAGGCCCTGGACGGGCTCGTGCAGCGGGACGCGGTGCACGGGCTGCTGCGCGGAGCGGCGCTGCGGCTGCGGGTGGAGATGGGCCACGTGGAGGACGCCGTGCTGGGCCCACTCGCCCGGAAGGCACTGTCTCCGGCGGTGCCCCCCGCCGAGGCGGCCGCGTGGCTGGAGGGGCTCGTCACCGGGAGCGCGCTGCTGCTGCTGCACCGCGACGAGCTGTGGGCGGCGCTCGACGGGTGGCTCTCCGGCCTCACGCGGGAGACCTTCGTCGAGCAGCTTCCCCTGGTGCGGCGTGCGTTCTCGCGCTTCGGAGCGGCCGAGCGGCGCGCCATGGCGGATCGCATCCGGCGGCCCGCCACCGCGCCGGGAGCGGCCCGGAGCACGAGGGGTGGAGACGATCTGGATCCCGAGCGCGTGGCGCAGGTGCTGCCCGTGCTGTCGCTCATCTTGGGAGTGAGGCTCGATGAAAACCTCGGATGA
- a CDS encoding ABC transporter permease — protein sequence MIDEMIQALLRALSFGTPLLLACLGVLVNERAGVVNLGVEGMMALGALTAFGVATETESLGLAVALSLVAGALAALLHGFVTLTLRANAYVSGLALTMLGLGVAGLLGNRYEGAILMEPAPELPFTVAAGVLAVGLWAFLHATRPGLVLRSVGENPAAADVLGVSVGGVRYLAVAFGGALAGLAGAFLSLAYRPAWTDGMTAGLGWIAVALVIFVGWSPPRAVLGSVFFGLLYYLQFRLQDQSRVPTELFAAMPYLLVVGVLALAGLRRTQGSAPAALGKPYHRGER from the coding sequence ATGATCGACGAAATGATCCAGGCGCTGCTCCGGGCGCTCTCCTTCGGCACGCCGCTGCTGCTGGCGTGTCTGGGCGTGCTCGTCAACGAGCGGGCGGGCGTGGTGAACCTGGGGGTGGAGGGAATGATGGCGCTGGGGGCCCTGACGGCCTTCGGCGTGGCGACGGAGACGGAGTCGTTGGGGCTCGCGGTGGCGCTGTCCCTGGTGGCCGGAGCGCTGGCGGCGCTGCTGCATGGCTTCGTGACGCTCACGCTGCGCGCCAACGCGTACGTGTCCGGGCTGGCGCTGACGATGTTGGGGCTGGGCGTGGCGGGGCTCCTGGGCAACCGCTACGAGGGAGCCATCCTCATGGAGCCCGCGCCCGAGCTGCCCTTCACCGTGGCGGCGGGAGTGCTGGCCGTGGGCCTCTGGGCCTTCCTGCACGCCACGAGACCGGGGCTGGTGCTGCGCTCGGTGGGAGAGAACCCGGCGGCGGCGGACGTGCTGGGCGTGAGCGTGGGCGGGGTGCGCTACCTGGCGGTGGCCTTCGGCGGCGCGCTGGCGGGACTGGCCGGCGCGTTCCTGTCGCTGGCCTACCGTCCGGCGTGGACGGATGGCATGACGGCGGGCCTGGGGTGGATCGCCGTGGCCCTGGTCATCTTCGTGGGGTGGAGCCCCCCGCGCGCGGTGCTCGGCTCGGTCTTCTTCGGACTGCTCTATTATTTGCAATTCCGGCTCCAGGATCAGAGCCGGGTGCCCACCGAGCTCTTCGCGGCCATGCCCTACCTGCTCGTGGTGGGGGTGCTGGCGCTCGCGGGGCTGCGGCGCACGCAGGGCTCGGCGCCGGCGGCGTTGGGCAAACCCTATCATCGGGGCGAGCGGTAA
- a CDS encoding immunity 52 family protein — protein sequence MPKTFQRIESYYAGAYWGPRKESPEECARRAEAFWSAMAKVDPSFSRWFQQGRSRKDALSRPIEPTRESLEKLIRRGRDRQFEDLGYSVWAWNGVCVDYEDSGLNFSCGAYSEAVSNVCVCSLPTRGSNAERVLSVPVLTELMRSMVLAWEPGFALVTSSMLRETMLRETVTSIGIAGTFVGWIMYFPRSRGTVPPLPAPVRIEPVEDKGMLVILTPDLLTVSNPEHVELAQRVQGLLDRAGLLEPIITP from the coding sequence ATGCCGAAGACGTTTCAGCGGATTGAGTCGTATTACGCAGGCGCCTATTGGGGACCGAGGAAGGAGTCTCCAGAGGAGTGTGCTCGGCGGGCGGAAGCCTTCTGGTCCGCCATGGCGAAGGTCGACCCTTCCTTCTCGCGTTGGTTTCAACAGGGCAGGTCCCGAAAGGACGCACTATCTCGTCCCATCGAGCCCACTCGAGAGTCTCTCGAAAAACTGATTCGCCGGGGCAGGGATCGGCAATTCGAGGATCTCGGTTACTCTGTCTGGGCGTGGAACGGTGTGTGCGTCGACTACGAGGACAGCGGTTTGAACTTCTCATGCGGCGCCTACTCGGAAGCCGTGAGCAACGTTTGTGTATGTAGCTTGCCAACCCGAGGGTCAAACGCGGAGCGGGTTTTGAGCGTACCTGTTCTGACCGAGCTCATGCGGAGCATGGTGCTTGCCTGGGAGCCAGGATTCGCCCTCGTCACCTCATCGATGCTCCGTGAAACGATGCTCCGTGAAACCGTTACCTCCATCGGCATCGCGGGGACGTTCGTGGGATGGATCATGTATTTCCCGCGCAGCCGGGGCACGGTGCCTCCGTTGCCTGCTCCCGTGCGTATCGAGCCGGTAGAGGACAAAGGGATGCTCGTCATCCTCACGCCTGACCTGCTCACGGTGTCGAACCCCGAACACGTGGAACTCGCTCAGCGCGTTCAGGGGCTGCTGGACAGAGCGGGTCTCCTGGAACCCATCATCACGCCTTGA
- a CDS encoding ABC transporter permease, with product MIRLEQEPRPRRAKALGVYLGMGVIAFALTGGVFAAYGVSPWEVYRALLEGTLGERQGLAEVLRRTLPLLLIGGGLTLAFRVGFFNIGAEGQLLMGAVGGTAVALFLPPGALSLPLMFLAGAVAGGLWALPAAWLRSRVDVNEILTTLMLNAVAGSFVLYLVSGPWRGEQVQGYTYTDAFPDAASLPVLGDTLVHWPTGVLGAVLALALQVLLTRTSLGYALRVVGASPRAARYAGLPTGRVVLLTGLLSGGAAGLAGVGEVAGIHHRLLDPTQLSLGYGFTAIIVAWLARGHPALVLLTAPLMGVILAGGDLLKISFNMPFRVIDVFSGVLLLCLISGEALARYRVRWGR from the coding sequence GTGATCCGCCTGGAACAGGAGCCCCGGCCCCGCCGGGCGAAGGCGCTCGGGGTGTACCTGGGCATGGGCGTGATCGCGTTCGCGCTGACCGGAGGCGTCTTCGCGGCGTATGGCGTGAGCCCGTGGGAGGTCTACCGCGCGCTGCTCGAGGGCACGTTGGGCGAGCGCCAGGGACTGGCCGAGGTCCTGCGCCGCACCCTCCCCCTGCTGCTCATCGGGGGAGGGCTCACCCTGGCCTTCCGCGTGGGGTTCTTCAACATCGGCGCGGAGGGACAGCTCCTGATGGGCGCGGTGGGGGGCACGGCCGTCGCGCTCTTCCTGCCACCGGGGGCGCTGAGCCTGCCCCTCATGTTCCTCGCGGGCGCGGTGGCCGGAGGGCTGTGGGCCCTGCCCGCCGCGTGGCTGCGCTCGCGCGTGGACGTGAACGAGATCCTCACCACGTTGATGTTGAACGCGGTGGCCGGCTCCTTCGTGCTCTACCTCGTCAGTGGCCCGTGGCGGGGGGAGCAGGTCCAGGGCTACACCTATACCGACGCGTTCCCGGACGCGGCCTCGCTCCCGGTGCTGGGGGACACGTTGGTGCACTGGCCCACCGGGGTGCTCGGGGCGGTGCTCGCGCTGGCCCTGCAGGTGCTGCTCACGCGGACGTCCCTCGGCTACGCGCTGCGGGTGGTGGGGGCGAGCCCCCGGGCGGCGCGCTACGCGGGCCTGCCCACGGGTCGGGTGGTGCTGCTCACCGGCCTGCTCTCGGGCGGAGCCGCGGGGCTGGCGGGCGTGGGCGAGGTGGCCGGCATCCATCACCGGCTGTTGGATCCCACCCAGCTCTCGCTCGGCTACGGCTTCACCGCCATCATCGTGGCGTGGCTGGCCCGGGGTCACCCGGCGCTGGTGCTGCTCACCGCGCCCCTCATGGGCGTCATCCTCGCGGGAGGCGATCTGCTCAAGATCAGCTTCAACATGCCCTTCCGGGTCATCGACGTCTTCAGTGGAGTGTTGTTGCTCTGCCTCATCTCCGGCGAGGCCCTGGCGCGCTACCGCGTGAGGTGGGGACGATGA
- a CDS encoding VWA domain-containing protein, translating to MKTSDEERLERWRLVLGQPAQESLGVSLGETERSMDRTLEALYDSERKAGLGASSPQVARWLGDIREYFPAPVVRVMQGDAMARLGLTEMLLQPEMLEAVEPDVQLVATLLSLRKVIPQKTKETARRVVRKVVDELERRLRAPTERAVRGALSRASRTRRPRASEIDWDRTLRANLGNYLPERKSVVVEKLVGHGRKRSSLRDVVLCIDQSGSMAASVVYSSIFGAVLASLRAVSTKMVLFDTAVVDLSEQLSDPVDLLFGTQLGGGTDIDQALGYCQQIITRPAQTILVLVTDLYEGGNAQRMLQRAAALVQSGVTVVCLLALSDQGTPSHDPHHAAHFAALGIPTFACTPDLFPELMAAALQRNDLRAWASRQELQVARPG from the coding sequence ATGAAAACCTCGGATGAAGAGCGGCTGGAGCGCTGGCGATTGGTGCTGGGACAGCCGGCGCAGGAGTCGCTGGGGGTGTCGCTCGGGGAGACCGAGCGGAGCATGGATAGAACCCTCGAGGCGCTGTACGACTCCGAGCGCAAGGCGGGACTCGGCGCGTCCTCGCCGCAGGTGGCGCGCTGGCTCGGAGACATTCGCGAGTACTTCCCCGCCCCCGTGGTGCGCGTCATGCAGGGGGATGCGATGGCGCGGCTGGGGCTGACGGAGATGTTGCTCCAGCCGGAGATGTTGGAGGCGGTGGAGCCGGACGTGCAGCTCGTGGCCACACTGCTGTCCTTGCGCAAGGTCATTCCCCAGAAGACGAAGGAGACGGCGCGCCGGGTGGTACGCAAGGTGGTGGACGAGCTGGAGCGTCGGCTGCGGGCTCCCACCGAGCGGGCGGTGCGGGGAGCGCTGTCACGGGCCTCGCGCACGCGCCGGCCAAGGGCCTCGGAGATCGACTGGGACCGGACGCTGCGGGCCAACCTGGGCAACTACCTGCCCGAGCGCAAGAGCGTGGTGGTGGAGAAGCTGGTGGGCCATGGACGCAAGCGCTCGAGCCTGCGGGACGTGGTGCTGTGCATCGACCAGAGCGGCTCCATGGCGGCGTCGGTCGTCTACTCGAGCATCTTCGGCGCGGTGCTGGCGTCCCTGCGGGCGGTGTCCACGAAGATGGTGCTCTTCGACACGGCGGTGGTGGACCTGAGCGAGCAGTTGTCGGATCCGGTGGATCTGCTGTTCGGCACCCAGCTCGGAGGGGGCACGGACATCGACCAGGCGCTCGGGTATTGCCAGCAGATCATCACCCGTCCGGCGCAGACCATCCTCGTGCTCGTCACGGATTTGTACGAGGGGGGCAACGCGCAGCGGATGCTCCAGCGGGCCGCCGCGCTCGTCCAGAGCGGCGTGACGGTCGTATGTCTCCTGGCCTTGAGCGATCAGGGCACGCCCTCGCATGACCCGCACCACGCAGCGCACTTCGCGGCGCTGGGCATCCCCACCTTCGCATGCACGCCGGACCTCTTCCCGGAACTCATGGCCGCGGCCCTTCAGCGCAACGACTTGCGCGCCTGGGCCTCACGGCAGGAACTCCAGGTGGCCCGCCCGGGGTGA